The proteins below come from a single Micromonospora citrea genomic window:
- a CDS encoding ABC transporter permease, giving the protein MRRTDGVRGPRRGGGVPVALLLPAVLGLAFLVLPLVGLLARTPWTTLPQRLAEPGVLAALRLSLLTATLATLLCLLLGVPLAWLLARVEFPGRRLVRALVTVPLVLPPVVGGVALLLVFGRRGLLGGWLDATLGISLPFTTTGVVLAEAFVAMPFLVIAVEGALRGADHRYEEAAATLGAGRWTTFTHVTLPLVAPGLAAGAVLCWARALGEFGATITFAGNYPGRTQTMPLAVYLALETDVQAAVVLSLVLLTVSVVILAGLRDRWITSP; this is encoded by the coding sequence GTGAGGCGTACCGATGGCGTACGCGGCCCGCGCCGGGGCGGCGGGGTGCCCGTCGCGCTGCTGCTGCCGGCCGTGCTCGGTCTGGCGTTCCTCGTCCTGCCGCTGGTCGGGCTGCTGGCCCGTACGCCGTGGACCACGCTGCCGCAGCGGCTGGCCGAGCCGGGCGTGCTGGCCGCGCTTCGGCTGTCCCTGCTGACCGCCACCCTCGCCACGCTGCTCTGCCTGCTGCTCGGGGTGCCGCTGGCCTGGCTGCTGGCCCGCGTCGAGTTCCCCGGCCGGCGCCTGGTACGCGCCCTGGTCACCGTGCCGCTGGTGCTGCCGCCCGTGGTCGGCGGGGTGGCGCTGCTGCTGGTCTTCGGCCGGCGGGGCCTGCTCGGCGGCTGGCTCGACGCGACCCTCGGGATCTCGCTGCCGTTCACCACCACCGGCGTGGTGCTGGCCGAGGCGTTCGTCGCGATGCCGTTCCTCGTCATCGCCGTCGAGGGTGCGCTACGCGGCGCGGACCACCGGTACGAGGAGGCGGCGGCCACCCTCGGCGCCGGCCGGTGGACGACGTTCACCCACGTCACCCTGCCCCTGGTGGCTCCCGGCCTGGCCGCCGGCGCGGTCCTGTGCTGGGCCCGGGCACTCGGCGAGTTCGGTGCCACCATCACCTTCGCCGGCAACTATCCCGGCCGTACGCAGACCATGCCGCTGGCGGTCTACCTGGCGCTGGAGACCGACGTGCAGGCCGCCGTGGTGCTCAGCCTCGTACTGCTCACCGTCTCCGTGGTCATCCTGGCCGGGCTGCGCGACCGCTGGATCACCAGCCCGTGA
- a CDS encoding RNA ligase family protein, translated as MSSIDVRTVDLRAINSLTKYPSIPTYHALDPRDGGLLAECVEFTGPVTLTEKIDGTNARIVVLPGGAYLIGSREELLYARGDLIGNPALGIVDALRDVAEALTVAAADDRVTVFYLEVYGGRVTGASRHYTASRQVGHRLFDVAVLDDPAPMLAWPAQRISAWRDGGGQRFLGETELVERADALGLATVPRLGTVAAEELPRDIDKAHAFLVDHLPRTTVALDGPAGPSEGLVLRAADRSAIAKARFQDYERTLKRRERRR; from the coding sequence ATGTCCAGCATCGACGTCCGGACCGTCGACCTGCGGGCGATCAACTCGCTGACCAAGTACCCCTCGATCCCGACCTACCACGCGCTGGACCCCCGCGACGGCGGGCTGCTGGCGGAGTGCGTCGAGTTCACCGGGCCGGTCACCCTCACCGAGAAGATCGACGGGACGAACGCGCGGATCGTGGTGCTGCCCGGCGGCGCGTACCTGATCGGCAGCCGGGAAGAGCTGCTGTACGCGCGGGGCGACCTGATCGGCAACCCGGCGCTCGGCATCGTCGACGCGCTGCGCGACGTGGCCGAGGCGCTGACCGTCGCCGCGGCCGACGACCGGGTCACGGTCTTCTACCTGGAGGTGTACGGCGGCAGGGTGACCGGCGCTTCCCGGCACTACACGGCCAGCCGCCAGGTCGGGCACCGGCTGTTCGACGTGGCGGTGCTGGACGACCCGGCACCGATGCTCGCCTGGCCGGCCCAGCGGATCTCGGCGTGGCGCGACGGCGGCGGCCAGCGTTTCCTCGGCGAGACCGAACTCGTCGAGCGGGCCGACGCGCTGGGGCTGGCGACGGTGCCCCGGCTCGGCACCGTCGCCGCCGAGGAACTGCCCCGCGACATCGACAAGGCCCACGCGTTCCTCGTCGACCACCTGCCACGGACCACGGTGGCCCTGGACGGGCCCGCCGGCCCGTCCGAGGGGCTCGTGCTCCGCGCGGCGGACCGCTCGGCGATCGCCAAGGCACGGTTCCAGGACTACGAGCGCACGCTGAAGCGCCGCGAGCGCCGACGCTGA
- a CDS encoding TOBE domain-containing protein, whose amino-acid sequence MFRIGEAAELLGVSADTVRRWVDAGRLTAGRDEHGHRVIDGVDLAAFARAQAADPDERSDSSSARNRLRGIVVDVVKDRVMAQVDIQAGPFRIVSLMSREAVDELDLRVGSLAVAVIKSTTVVVERVAPATGSRGRQGS is encoded by the coding sequence ATGTTCCGCATCGGCGAGGCGGCCGAGCTGCTGGGAGTCAGCGCCGACACCGTGCGCCGGTGGGTCGACGCCGGACGACTCACCGCCGGCCGCGACGAGCACGGGCACCGGGTGATCGACGGGGTCGACCTGGCCGCGTTCGCGCGCGCACAGGCGGCCGATCCCGACGAGCGGTCGGACTCGTCCTCGGCCCGCAACCGGCTGCGCGGCATCGTGGTCGACGTCGTCAAGGACAGGGTCATGGCGCAGGTCGACATCCAGGCCGGGCCGTTCCGGATCGTCTCGCTGATGAGCCGGGAGGCCGTCGACGAGCTGGACCTGCGGGTCGGCTCGCTGGCCGTGGCGGTGATCAAGTCGACCACGGTGGTGGTGGAGCGGGTCGCCCCGGCGACGGGCTCCCGAGGAAGGCAGGGGTCGTGA
- a CDS encoding ABC transporter ATP-binding protein yields the protein MSAPLLDAHLVVDRGGFRLDVPLQVAAGEVVALLGPNGAGKTTALRALAGLLPLTAGHLTLDGVDLDRPGRRAWTPTERRPVGVVFQDYLLFPHLSALDNVAFGPRRRGADRRAARETARAWLDRVGLAEHAHRRPRQLSGGQAQRVALARALAVAPTLLLLDEPLAALDAATRLDTRAELHRHLAAHPGATLLVTHDPLDALVLADRLVIVERGRVVQEGDAATVTARPRTDYVARLVGLNLHRGHADGHRVRVGDGLTLTVADRLDGEAFVAFRPSAVALHATRPEGSPRNTWAATVAGVQRHGDNLRVRLDGPIGVAADVTPAAAAQLGLAPGQPVWAAVKATETHAYPAG from the coding sequence GTGAGCGCGCCCCTGCTCGACGCCCACCTCGTCGTGGACCGGGGCGGATTCCGTCTCGACGTACCGTTGCAGGTCGCCGCCGGCGAGGTCGTCGCGCTGCTCGGCCCCAACGGCGCGGGCAAGACCACGGCACTGCGCGCCCTGGCCGGCCTGCTCCCGCTGACCGCCGGCCACCTCACCCTCGACGGCGTCGACCTGGACCGGCCGGGGCGGCGCGCCTGGACGCCGACGGAGCGCCGGCCGGTCGGCGTCGTCTTCCAGGACTACCTGCTCTTCCCTCACCTCAGCGCGTTGGACAACGTGGCGTTCGGGCCACGGCGGCGCGGTGCCGACCGGCGTGCGGCCCGGGAGACCGCCCGCGCCTGGCTCGACCGGGTCGGCCTGGCCGAGCACGCCCACCGCCGACCCCGGCAGCTCTCGGGCGGGCAGGCGCAGCGGGTCGCACTGGCCCGGGCGCTCGCCGTCGCGCCGACGCTGTTGCTGTTGGACGAGCCGCTCGCCGCGCTCGACGCCGCCACCCGGCTGGACACCCGCGCCGAGCTGCACCGGCACCTGGCCGCGCACCCGGGCGCCACGCTGCTGGTGACGCACGACCCGCTGGACGCCCTGGTGCTGGCCGACCGGCTGGTGATCGTCGAGCGGGGGCGGGTGGTGCAGGAGGGAGACGCGGCCACCGTCACCGCCCGGCCGCGCACCGACTACGTGGCCCGGCTGGTCGGGCTGAACCTGCACCGGGGCCACGCGGACGGGCACCGCGTCCGCGTCGGCGACGGACTGACCCTCACCGTGGCCGACCGGCTCGACGGCGAGGCCTTCGTCGCCTTCCGGCCGTCGGCGGTGGCCCTGCACGCAACGCGGCCCGAGGGCAGCCCGCGCAACACCTGGGCGGCCACCGTGGCCGGGGTGCAGCGGCACGGCGACAACCTGCGGGTGCGGCTGGACGGGCCGATCGGGGTGGCGGCGGACGTCACGCCGGCCGCCGCCGCCCAGCTCGGGCTGGCTCCGGGGCAGCCGGTCTGGGCCGCCGTCAAGGCGACGGAAACCCACGCATACCCCGCAGGCTGA
- a CDS encoding cellulose binding domain-containing protein has protein sequence MLLAAVAALATATATTLVLAAPARAAGPTATFVKTADWGTGWEGRYTVTNGGSSTITGWQVAFTLPTGTTLGSYWDATVTSVGQRHTFTNRSWNGTVTPGASVSFGFLATGSGSPTDCTLNGAPCLGGTPTAPPTTAPPTTAPPTTAPPTTAPPTTPPPTTPPTGGLPRHTLIGYLHASFANGSGYLRMADVPADWDIVNLAFGEPTTATSGDIRFQLCPPAECPGVETEAEFVAAIRARQAQGKKVLLSIGGQNGQVQLTTTAARDTFVRSVSAVIDRYGLNGLDIDFEGHSLYLDAGDTDFRNPTTPVVVNLISAIRTLKQRYGAGFVLTMAPETFFVQLGYQFYGSGPWGGQDPRAGSYLPVIHALRDDITVLHVQDYNSGPIMGLDNQYHTMGSADFHIAMTDMLLAGFPVAGNPDRFFPPLREDQVAFGAPSSPSAGNGYLAPAGVQAAVTCLVHGQGCGSYAPRSGTNPAFRGLMTWSINWDRFYAWEFRLHHGPFLRSLP, from the coding sequence CTGCTGCTGGCCGCCGTCGCGGCCCTAGCCACCGCCACCGCCACGACCCTCGTCCTCGCCGCGCCGGCACGCGCCGCCGGCCCGACCGCCACCTTTGTCAAGACCGCCGACTGGGGCACCGGGTGGGAGGGGCGCTACACCGTCACCAACGGCGGCTCGTCGACCATCACCGGCTGGCAGGTCGCCTTCACCCTGCCGACGGGCACCACGCTCGGCTCGTACTGGGACGCCACGGTGACCAGCGTCGGCCAGCGGCACACGTTCACCAACCGCTCGTGGAACGGCACCGTCACCCCCGGCGCATCGGTGTCCTTCGGCTTCCTGGCCACCGGCTCCGGCTCCCCCACCGACTGCACGCTCAACGGCGCACCCTGCCTCGGCGGCACACCCACCGCGCCGCCGACCACCGCACCACCGACCACCGCACCACCGACCACCGCGCCGCCGACCACCGCACCACCGACCACTCCGCCGCCCACCACTCCCCCGACCGGCGGGCTGCCCCGGCACACGCTGATCGGCTACCTGCACGCCAGCTTCGCCAACGGCTCGGGCTACCTGCGGATGGCCGACGTGCCGGCCGACTGGGACATCGTCAACCTCGCCTTCGGCGAGCCCACCACGGCGACCTCGGGCGACATCCGGTTCCAACTCTGCCCGCCCGCCGAGTGCCCCGGCGTCGAGACCGAGGCCGAGTTCGTCGCGGCGATCCGCGCCAGGCAGGCGCAGGGCAAGAAGGTGCTGCTCTCCATCGGCGGGCAGAACGGCCAGGTCCAGCTCACCACGACCGCCGCGCGGGACACCTTCGTCCGGTCGGTGTCGGCCGTCATCGACCGGTACGGTCTGAACGGGCTGGACATCGACTTCGAGGGGCACTCGCTCTACCTGGACGCCGGCGACACCGACTTCCGCAACCCGACCACGCCGGTGGTCGTCAACCTGATCTCCGCGATCCGCACCCTCAAGCAGCGGTACGGGGCCGGCTTCGTGCTCACCATGGCGCCGGAGACGTTCTTCGTCCAGCTCGGCTACCAGTTCTACGGCTCGGGGCCGTGGGGCGGGCAGGACCCGCGCGCCGGGTCGTACCTGCCGGTGATCCACGCGCTGCGCGACGACATCACCGTGCTGCACGTGCAGGACTACAACTCCGGGCCGATCATGGGCCTCGACAACCAGTACCACACCATGGGCAGCGCGGACTTCCACATCGCGATGACGGACATGCTGCTGGCCGGCTTCCCGGTCGCCGGCAACCCCGACCGGTTCTTTCCGCCGCTGCGCGAGGACCAGGTCGCCTTCGGCGCGCCCTCCTCGCCCAGCGCGGGCAACGGGTACCTCGCCCCTGCCGGGGTGCAGGCCGCGGTGACCTGCCTCGTGCACGGGCAGGGCTGCGGGTCGTACGCGCCGCGCAGCGGCACCAACCCGGCGTTCCGAGGGCTGATGACCTGGTCGATCAACTGGGACCGGTTCTACGCCTGGGAGTTCCGCCTGCACCACGGCCCGTTCCTGCGGTCGCTGCCCTGA
- the smpB gene encoding SsrA-binding protein SmpB, giving the protein MNPARQTERKLIASNKKARHDYTILKTYEAGIVLAGTEVKSLREGRASLVDAFAQEHDGELMLHGLHIAEYGFGSWTNHAPRRTRKLLLRRVEIARILEKTREGGLTLVPLSMYFAGGWAKVELALAKGRKSYDKRQALAERDAEREIARELGRRLKGRTARRS; this is encoded by the coding sequence GTGAACCCGGCCCGGCAGACCGAGCGCAAGCTGATCGCCTCGAACAAGAAGGCGCGGCACGACTACACGATCCTCAAGACGTACGAGGCGGGCATCGTGCTGGCCGGCACCGAGGTCAAGTCGCTGCGCGAGGGCCGGGCGTCGCTCGTCGACGCGTTCGCCCAGGAACACGACGGCGAGCTCATGCTGCACGGCCTGCACATCGCCGAGTACGGCTTCGGCAGCTGGACCAACCACGCGCCGCGCCGCACCCGCAAGCTGCTGCTGCGGCGGGTGGAGATCGCCCGGATCCTGGAGAAGACCCGCGAGGGCGGGCTGACCCTGGTGCCGCTGTCGATGTACTTCGCGGGCGGTTGGGCGAAGGTCGAGCTGGCCCTGGCCAAGGGCAGGAAGTCGTACGACAAGCGGCAGGCGCTGGCCGAGCGGGACGCCGAACGGGAGATCGCCCGGGAGCTGGGCCGCCGCCTCAAGGGCCGCACCGCGCGGCGGAGCTGA
- a CDS encoding SCO5389 family protein: MSLTVPPALLDAAERGPVDDAEFVACVRDSLPYAWQTVSRVAAELESSGADHADNVIPPPTEAERGQLLRALASDAIRAGLERHFQVKLAFQNCHRVAAFRPAAVDSDAYRRFVSARGQLLNQSPELRNC, translated from the coding sequence ATGTCCCTCACCGTCCCGCCCGCCCTGCTCGACGCCGCCGAGCGCGGCCCCGTCGACGACGCCGAGTTCGTCGCCTGCGTTCGCGACTCGCTGCCGTACGCGTGGCAGACCGTCAGCCGGGTGGCCGCCGAACTCGAGTCCAGCGGCGCCGACCACGCCGACAACGTCATCCCGCCGCCCACCGAGGCCGAGCGCGGCCAGCTGCTGCGGGCGCTGGCCAGCGACGCCATCCGGGCCGGGCTGGAGCGGCACTTCCAGGTCAAGCTCGCCTTCCAGAACTGCCACCGGGTCGCGGCGTTCCGCCCGGCGGCCGTCGACTCCGACGCCTACCGGCGGTTCGTCTCCGCCCGGGGTCAGCTGCTCAACCAGTCCCCCGAGCTGCGCAACTGCTGA
- the modA gene encoding molybdate ABC transporter substrate-binding protein, with protein MRAGPSAAGPRPRRGRRLRAVAAAAVLAVLAGCGSEGSAAGGTGVGGTVTVFAAASLTDSFTRLGREFETAHPGTTVIFNFAGSSALAAQIGQGAPADVFASAAASNMATVTRAGDADGDPAVVARNQLVIAVPRGNPRGLAGLADLARPGLTVALCAEQVPCGAAARTALDAAAVRLTPVTLEQDVRGALAKVRLGEVDAALVYRTDALAAATDVTAVDFPESARAVNDYPVVVLRDAPNPAGGRAFVAYVRGERGRAALTEAGFQAP; from the coding sequence GTGAGGGCGGGCCCCTCCGCCGCCGGTCCTCGGCCGCGGCGCGGGCGCCGGCTGCGCGCGGTGGCGGCGGCGGCCGTCCTCGCGGTCCTGGCCGGCTGCGGCAGCGAGGGCTCCGCCGCCGGTGGCACGGGTGTCGGCGGGACGGTGACCGTGTTCGCCGCGGCCTCGCTCACCGACTCGTTCACCCGGCTCGGCCGGGAGTTCGAGACCGCCCACCCGGGCACGACCGTCATCTTCAACTTCGCCGGCAGCTCCGCGCTGGCCGCCCAGATCGGCCAGGGCGCACCCGCCGACGTGTTCGCCTCGGCGGCGGCGTCGAACATGGCCACCGTCACGCGCGCCGGCGACGCCGACGGCGACCCGGCCGTCGTCGCCCGCAACCAGCTCGTCATCGCCGTGCCGAGGGGCAACCCGAGGGGCCTCGCCGGGCTGGCCGACCTGGCCCGCCCCGGGCTGACCGTCGCGCTCTGCGCGGAGCAGGTGCCGTGCGGCGCGGCGGCCCGCACCGCGCTCGACGCGGCCGCGGTCCGCCTCACCCCGGTCACCCTGGAGCAGGACGTCCGGGGCGCGCTGGCCAAGGTACGGCTCGGGGAGGTCGACGCGGCCCTCGTCTACCGCACCGACGCGCTGGCCGCCGCGACCGACGTGACGGCCGTCGATTTCCCCGAGTCCGCCCGCGCCGTCAACGACTACCCGGTCGTGGTGCTGCGCGACGCGCCCAACCCGGCCGGCGGGCGGGCCTTCGTCGCGTACGTCCGGGGCGAGCGGGGACGGGCGGCACTCACCGAGGCGGGGTTCCAGGCCCCGTGA